The Prunus dulcis chromosome 5, ALMONDv2, whole genome shotgun sequence genomic sequence CTATTTAAAGTTAATTAGCCGGAATGGCTGCCCTTAGTTTTTGTAACAGCCCTCTcaacttattattttcttacttttttttaagtatTATTTCAGTTTatccttaaaaaaattatgaaagttGGAACCAAAACTAGTAATTTTACTTCTTAAATCCGACTAACGGAAAAGAGTTCCTTTGATTTATAAATAGTGTATCATCagttattatatttttaagaaagaaattaaTCAAGAAATATTAGACCAACACATCTCAATCATTTGATACAAGAGTTTTAGGACAAATCTTTGAAAGGAATTAAAACTATATTTCTAGAGAACGGTCAAATTATACTTTCGAAACTTCTCAaatttaagaaacaaaattttttcCTCGATACATATTTAACTCAAGAATATATATCCCACcgtttttctattttcataACTTATTATTAAGAGCAACTTTTCGTCATGACAACAAACAAAGCAAGAACACAAAAGTGAgctttgaatttgattgaTCAAACCAGAgtcaaaaattataaaatactacAAACTTAAAAGACATTCTCTAAAGCTAAAGCAAAAACCTCTCTTCTAGGAGAAAGAGAACATTTGGGATCGCATAACGTATGGGTAAAGACAAAGctgtttaaaaaataataataaataaataaataagccaCCTTCCAGATCGTATattagtttaaattaaagaataTATGCTAACCAAAAGCTCTCACTTTTTACATTAAAATAAGGGACAATATCATTCAACTCTGTCTGAAATCTAAACCTTTCCCCTCTAAAATTATACTCAACCGTTTCTCACATCTTACCTCTGTctttttcttgtctttttCCCGAGATTACACCGCAACAGTGTGCCATGGAACCATATGAACAATTCGTGTGCTTAAATAAACTAAAACGTGAGTTCAAGGATCCTCAATTGGTCGCTAATGAATGTCACTTTTCCAAGCTGGACCCATTTCACCCATCACTGTTTCGTGTCTCTGAAAGGTCAAGCAATGCCAACAACTCCAATGGGGGACAGAGAAAGCTCGTTTTTCAGCTGCAAAGCATCACATAATTGATGTGCTCTCTCTGAAGGAGTTTGCTTTGAGTTTGAGCTTCCACAATGGCGTTGTCAAAGgtaaatttttagtttttgagcttaattttcatttgggtTAGCCTTATTTTGATCAGTAGGTGTCTGGGTTGCTTCGGTTTTAGTTCTTCAGATGCTGATTCTTGAAATCTAGATATATGTCTCTATGAAAAAGCTTATTTCTTTTGGCTTAATTTGTGGTAACTCTCAACTGGGTTGTCCATGTTTGTCTtgcattttgttattttggtGGGCAGCCATGGATAAACACCCACCGTCTTCATTTATGATAAGCTCTGGTAATCGGTGAAAaactcttcttctccttcacaTCTATATATAGTCTTTTGATGTTATATCTTGAATTTGAGAtcttaaatttgtaatttgattCGGATTCTCTTTATCTAATGCAACTGGTAAATGTTGGTGCGTTGCTTTTACCAAAAATTAATGCGAATGAAGGTTCACTCATGGCAAATTGGCAATGCAATGCCACCATTCATATAGACATCCCCTAGTTCGAATTGGTTCAGGATTCATCCCTTGTCTTCCTTAGTAGTGTTTATTCCAACTCACTTGGGATTTCCTTGGAATTTCCAGTGAGCTAACCATCACTGGATCTTCCTCGGAATCCTAAATCTGGTTTTACGAGAAAATAGGAGCTTCTGGTACTAATTATCTTTACTTTTACGTCCCAAAGACAATGCATTTCTTTCTCTGTTGCAGTTTTTCAAATGTTACTTTTTGCTTACACTGATTTTCTATGCAAAATTTAGctttatgtatttataagcTCTTTAGAAACTGAAAATATGAAGAATAGTACATGTCTCTTGTCAGTCAAATGACCATTACagattctttgttttcttttccatttgcacTAATGAATCTCCTCCTCTCCATCCATTATTAGTGATAGCATTACCACCTCAGCTAGTACAGCTGTCGCCTCATCAGGTGCCATGTCAACAGCCAGAGAAGCGTCTGCAACTGAAGAATCTTCTAGAAGTCTTCCTAGTTAGTTACACAGTCAAAGTTGTTAAAATTTGTTGACAGCAGTCATAACTAATCATTAGGATAATTTGTTAAGCTCATCATAGATTAGTTAAGCTCATTAGGATAATTTGTTAGCCTTTACGTATAAATATAAATGTCCCTGATGTAATTGTGATTCAATGAGTTTATCTTTTCTTGCAGTTAATTTGGATTGGTTGAGGTGGTAGCGATACtggcacaattgaatttccTATGGAATTCCGTCTCTCCTTGGTTCTCATTCTGGTTTCTCTCCCTGCAATTTTAGCTCAAGATGTTGGGAATACTAAAAAAGCTGGAAATGTTAAGGTTGTGGTTAATGGGATTTTAGCTATTGCACGAGTTGATAATAATTTCATCTGTGCCACTATTGATTGGTGGAATCATGAAAAGTGCGACTACAACCAGTGTCCATGGGGATCTGCATCTGCGTTAAATTTGGTAAGCACCCAGAGATACCTCTGTATGcatttgcttttttctttttatgtcaAATAGTAAGAAGGGGAGTATGAAGTTAAATTAATATtgtggttttcttttctccagAACTTGTCTCATCCTTTGCTTGCCAAGTCAATCCAAGGTTTGTCTATCTGTGTTAATAAGTTCACATCTTTTGGacaatactatttatttttaagttagAATCAAGTGTCAATTAGAACAGATGAATTAAAGTCTTCTACTTATGTTTGTTTGAATAACTTTATCTACAAACTAAATTTACTCTTCAACATTGGTGGCTTGATAGCTTTCAATCAGTTAAGGATCAGAATTGGAGGTTCCTTGGAAGACCAACTCTTGTACGATGTAGGAAATTTGAAATATCCTTGCCATCCATTCAGAAAGAAGAGTCATGGCTTGTTTGGATTTTCTAGAGGATGTTTACCTATGAGTAGATGGGATGAACTGAACCAATTTTTCAGTAAGACAAGGTAAGATTCGGGTTATCGACTTTCCTATCCCaaccaaattttattttacttttataaaaaagTTGGGTCTTCTCCATCTTCGTTCCTCAAAATTAGGTGGTTGATGCTTGATTTATCATTTATCTTAGATAGTGTGTCTGAGGAACATCTTTACTATGTTGTTGTCTATCCTAAcaaatctaaaataaaaaagtcttCATTGTGTCAAATGCATATTGGGAGAATCTCTAATTGTTTAGAAGTGTAAAACTTTCTTCAGAGGTCCAACGACTTTCACTGGTTGTATTATTCAAAAATTCATTGCAGATAGCCTCTTTGTTTCCTATTATTTATATCTTATGTTTTCAGGCCCATCGTCACATTTAGCTTGAATGCACTGTCAGGGAGGCACCACAAAAGCGGGGGTGTTTGGGTTGGAGATTGGGACTCTAGCAACGCttatgattttattaattataccGTTTCGAAGGGATACCAGATAGATTCATGGGAATTCGGTATGGAACAATAGACAAATCTCCTTTTCTTCCCTCGTTCTACTTTGCCGTCACTTATGTTCATGTTGCTTTAGGTAATGAGCTCAGTGGTCGTGGTGTTGGAGCTAGTGTTGGAGCTGAACAATATGGAAAAGACTTGATCAAGCTTAAACATATTATCAACCAGTTGTACAATAAGTCCCGTACTAAACCTGCACTTGTGGCACCTGGAGGATTCTATGACCAAGGATGGTTTGCCAAGCTTCTTCAGGTTTCTGGTTCAGGGATAGTCAATGTTATCACTCAGCATATGTACAATTTGGGTGCAGGTAATTCTGTTAAGACTTTTAATAAATGCACAGTTTATAATTTTCTAATATATGCTTAAATAGTACTCTTTTGAGGTATAGTAAGTATTCACACAGAGTAAGCCCCATACGCATaaattattttcctatttcccCTCTGCTTTGACAATTCAGCTGTGATTGTCAGGTGTTGATCCCAAGTTGGTGAGCAGAATTTTGAATCCCGGTTACTTGGACCTTGCATCTGGAACATTCCATGATCTTGAGCAAACGGTGAAAAAGAATGGCCCTTGGGCTTCTATATGGGTCGGAGAGTCTGGAGGGGCTTATAACAGTGGTGGTCGTAATGTGTCTGACACATTTGTGGACAGCTTTTGGTAATCTTGATTGTCACACTACTTGAAacattatgtatttttcattgCAAGCTTTTGAttatagaaacagagaaaTTTACCATTGTTCACTGTATTTTTGTGTAATCAACAAGCCAGAGttactatttatatatgaatTTCAGGTACTTGGATCAGCTTGGAATGTCAGCCAAGTACAATACCAGAGTATATTGCAGGCAGTCTCTAGTTGGTGGAAACTATGGTCTCCTCAACAGAACGTCATTTGTTCCTAACCCTGATTACTACAGGTAAAGCATGGGTGGGGTATAACAAGGATTTTCTTTTACTTGATATACTACTTATCAAAAactgatttttgtttttgtttttttatattctgaATAGTGCGCTTCTATGGCATCGACTTATGGGACAAGGTGTTCTTGCTGTTAACAGCAATGCTTCAGCAGATTTAGGCATTTACGCCCATTGTGCAAGAGGAAGAGTAAGTCTGCTTTGTAGGAAGATTTTGTGCCAAGCatataaaaggaaataaaattgGTTCAAATTCATAGGAAACCAGGAATACTATAAGTCTAGCAACACTACTAAGCCTatttaaaacatgaaaatgtTGTAGTGAACGCCCCTTGTAACTGCCTGACAGTGCAATAACTTACCTGAATTCTAATTTTGACACTGATCTTACTCTTACTGTTTGCAGGCGGGTATAACTGTAGTCCTTATCAACTTCAGCAATGACACCGATTTCATTGTCAatgttgaaaatattttggaCTTCAATTTGGGTGCTCACGAGAGAAACATTAGCAAAGAAAGTTATTTCAAGCGCAGCCTTAAGAAAACGGTGTCATGGGTAGGACGCAAAGCATTAGACAAACCCGTTTACAGAGAAGAATACCATTTGACACCGAAAAACAGGAACCTTAGAAGCAAAACCATGGTTCTCAATGGAGCTCCATTGGAGATTACTAAGGATGGAAACATCCCAGAATTGGAACCTGCTCATGTCCTTGCAAATTCTCCGCTAACGATCAGCCCTTTGTCCATCAAGTTTGTAGTGTTGCCTTACTTTGATGCTCACTACGCTTGTGCATGATTTCTCTGTACTTGACCCTTGGTCAACTAGCATACACCTAAGTTGCAGAATTTGTGGGCCAATGGCAATTGTAAAATCTGtacaataaccaaaaaaatattctcAGCACATATTTCATGCGGAGAATAAGCTGAAAGAAGAGGGAGAAGTTTATAATAACTTATGTTTCATATTGTCTTTAATATTCTAATTTATCTGATGAACACCTCCAGAGAATTTGTAACAagttatttatgtttaaatttaataatatatatttctta encodes the following:
- the LOC117628841 gene encoding heparanase-like protein 1: MEFRLSLVLILVSLPAILAQDVGNTKKAGNVKVVVNGILAIARVDNNFICATIDWWNHEKCDYNQCPWGSASALNLNLSHPLLAKSIQAFNQLRIRIGGSLEDQLLYDVGNLKYPCHPFRKKSHGLFGFSRGCLPMSRWDELNQFFSKTRPIVTFSLNALSGRHHKSGGVWVGDWDSSNAYDFINYTVSKGYQIDSWEFGNELSGRGVGASVGAEQYGKDLIKLKHIINQLYNKSRTKPALVAPGGFYDQGWFAKLLQVSGSGIVNVITQHMYNLGAGVDPKLVSRILNPGYLDLASGTFHDLEQTVKKNGPWASIWVGESGGAYNSGGRNVSDTFVDSFWYLDQLGMSAKYNTRVYCRQSLVGGNYGLLNRTSFVPNPDYYSALLWHRLMGQGVLAVNSNASADLGIYAHCARGRAGITVVLINFSNDTDFIVNVENILDFNLGAHERNISKESYFKRSLKKTVSWVGRKALDKPVYREEYHLTPKNRNLRSKTMVLNGAPLEITKDGNIPELEPAHVLANSPLTISPLSIKFVVLPYFDAHYACA